Proteins co-encoded in one Syngnathoides biaculeatus isolate LvHL_M chromosome 22, ASM1980259v1, whole genome shotgun sequence genomic window:
- the mrpl38 gene encoding 39S ribosomal protein L38, mitochondrial isoform X1, with protein sequence MSFFSATVAPSKMALRKVAVSVLGNCFDLTVNNARTFSTTVFLCRRSPPLGPMPNEDIDVQNIDTIEKYRSFNRYLRQVEDAKNKLVWWKTYQGYLEKEDPEHGATRVNIGLPWYRHSRTDELRARRQVMKGNKKNVDLERECRLRTFKISANRVQEIWEKSSGPFHIKRLADHYGVFSDLFPMAYFLPQIPLRIRYNQGTGSQVHYGNALTPTEAASAPVVSFDADEGSLWTLLLTSPDEHLLDNEAEYLHWLVGNIPGGAVQAGEQLCHYLAPFPARGTGFHRYIYVLFQQGGPIRFQEDLRPSLCHSLVDRTFKTVDFDRKHQDSMTPAGLAFFQCQWDESVTSTFHNTLKMREPVFEFIRPPVYHPPQVKYPKGQPLRYLDRYRDGKEQTYGIY encoded by the exons atgtcttttttttcggCCACCGTCgctccatccaaaatggcgCTCCGCAAGGTCGCTGTCAGTGTTCTTGGGAATTGTTTTGATTTAACGGTCAACAACGCAAGGACTTTTAGCACAACAG TGTTCCTCTGTCGACGGAGTCCTCCCTTGGGTCCGATGCCAAATGAAGACATTGATGTTCAAAACATTGACACAATCGAGAAATATCGCAGCTTCAACCGTTACTTGAGACAGGTTGAAGATGCGAAAAACAAGCTGGTCTGGTGGAAGACCTATCAAGGTTATTTGGAGAAGGAGGATCCGGAACATG GTGCAACACGGGTGAATATCGGACTACCTTGGTATCGACACTCTAGAACCGATGAACTGAGAGCAAGGAGGCAGGTGATGAAGGGGAACAAGAAGAATGTTGACTTGGAGAGGGAATGTCGTTTGCGCACAT TCAAGATATCTGCGAATCGCGTGCAGGAAATATGGGAGAAGAGCAGTGGCCCATTTCATATAAAAAGACTGGCAGACCACTACGGGGTCTTCAGCGATCTTTTCCCGATGGCGTATTTCCTGCCTCAAATACCTCTTCGGATCCGCTATAACCAGGGAACCGGCAGTCAAGTGCATTATGGGAATGCGCTGACACCAACAGAA GCAGCATCTGCTCCTGTAGTCAGCTTTGATGCTGATGAGGGCTCGCTTTGGACCCTCCTCCTCACCTCACCAG atgAACATCTTCTCGATAATGAAGCTGAATACCTGCACTGGCTTGT TGGGAATATACCAGGTGGAGCGGTCCAGGCTGGAGAACAACTATGTCACTATCTGGCTCCTTTTCCCGCAAGAGGAACGGGCTTCCACCGCTACATTTACGTCCTTTTCCAGCAGGGGGGGCCCATACGCTTCCAGGAAGATTTAAGGCCGTCTCTATG TCATTCACTGGTAGACCGTACGTTCAAAACAGTGGATTTCGACAGAAAACATCAGGACAGCATGACACCAGCCGGTCTGGCGTTCTTCCAGTGCCAGTGGGATGAGTCTGTCACCAGCACCTTCCACAATACACTCA AGATGCGAGAGCCTGTGTTTGAATTCATCCGCCCTCCAGTTTACCACCCACCGCAAGTGAAATACCCCAAAGGACAACCTCTACGCTACCTGGACAGATACAGAGATGGAAAGGAGCAAACCTATGGCATTTACTGA
- the mrpl38 gene encoding 39S ribosomal protein L38, mitochondrial isoform X2: MPNEDIDVQNIDTIEKYRSFNRYLRQVEDAKNKLVWWKTYQGYLEKEDPEHGATRVNIGLPWYRHSRTDELRARRQVMKGNKKNVDLERECRLRTFKISANRVQEIWEKSSGPFHIKRLADHYGVFSDLFPMAYFLPQIPLRIRYNQGTGSQVHYGNALTPTEAASAPVVSFDADEGSLWTLLLTSPDEHLLDNEAEYLHWLVGNIPGGAVQAGEQLCHYLAPFPARGTGFHRYIYVLFQQGGPIRFQEDLRPSLCHSLVDRTFKTVDFDRKHQDSMTPAGLAFFQCQWDESVTSTFHNTLKMREPVFEFIRPPVYHPPQVKYPKGQPLRYLDRYRDGKEQTYGIY, translated from the exons ATGCCAAATGAAGACATTGATGTTCAAAACATTGACACAATCGAGAAATATCGCAGCTTCAACCGTTACTTGAGACAGGTTGAAGATGCGAAAAACAAGCTGGTCTGGTGGAAGACCTATCAAGGTTATTTGGAGAAGGAGGATCCGGAACATG GTGCAACACGGGTGAATATCGGACTACCTTGGTATCGACACTCTAGAACCGATGAACTGAGAGCAAGGAGGCAGGTGATGAAGGGGAACAAGAAGAATGTTGACTTGGAGAGGGAATGTCGTTTGCGCACAT TCAAGATATCTGCGAATCGCGTGCAGGAAATATGGGAGAAGAGCAGTGGCCCATTTCATATAAAAAGACTGGCAGACCACTACGGGGTCTTCAGCGATCTTTTCCCGATGGCGTATTTCCTGCCTCAAATACCTCTTCGGATCCGCTATAACCAGGGAACCGGCAGTCAAGTGCATTATGGGAATGCGCTGACACCAACAGAA GCAGCATCTGCTCCTGTAGTCAGCTTTGATGCTGATGAGGGCTCGCTTTGGACCCTCCTCCTCACCTCACCAG atgAACATCTTCTCGATAATGAAGCTGAATACCTGCACTGGCTTGT TGGGAATATACCAGGTGGAGCGGTCCAGGCTGGAGAACAACTATGTCACTATCTGGCTCCTTTTCCCGCAAGAGGAACGGGCTTCCACCGCTACATTTACGTCCTTTTCCAGCAGGGGGGGCCCATACGCTTCCAGGAAGATTTAAGGCCGTCTCTATG TCATTCACTGGTAGACCGTACGTTCAAAACAGTGGATTTCGACAGAAAACATCAGGACAGCATGACACCAGCCGGTCTGGCGTTCTTCCAGTGCCAGTGGGATGAGTCTGTCACCAGCACCTTCCACAATACACTCA AGATGCGAGAGCCTGTGTTTGAATTCATCCGCCCTCCAGTTTACCACCCACCGCAAGTGAAATACCCCAAAGGACAACCTCTACGCTACCTGGACAGATACAGAGATGGAAAGGAGCAAACCTATGGCATTTACTGA